One segment of Manihot esculenta cultivar AM560-2 chromosome 4, M.esculenta_v8, whole genome shotgun sequence DNA contains the following:
- the LOC110613247 gene encoding protein TIFY 10A codes for MANLVQKSGKAASPEKSNFAQTCNRFSQYLKERGSFGDLSLGINGNLEAKAPEASRPPATTLNLLSNIENSAEVSSQKAMPFPNIKPTDYFSQSVGFASTNPIQDSIAKSAGLRKSSRAADPGTAQLTIFYAGQVIAYDDFPADKAKEIMALASKASANTQNGFSTAASTSAIDNIKSTLQLQPQAIGSGLPIVTRVSLHRFFEKRKERVASKAPYQLNNPSSSPPARPRRDEQIDLEDQSWQQLELKL; via the exons ATGGCAAACTTGGTTCAGAAATCCGGCAAGGCAGCATCACCGGAGAAATCAAACTTTGCTCAGACATGCAACCGTTTTAGCCAATATTTGAAAGAAAGAggaagttttggagatcttaGCCTGGGAATAAATGGAAATCTTGAAGCTAAAG CTCCTGAAGCATCTAGACCACCTGCAACAACACTGAATCTACTGTCAAACATTGAAAATTCAGCTGAAGTTTCATCACAAAAAGCTATGCCATTTCCAAACATAAAACCCACGGATTACTTCTCTCAATCTGTGGGTTTTGCTTCTACAAATCCCATCCAAGACTCCATTGCTAAATCTGCAGGTTTGAG GAAATCCTCCAGAGCAGCAGATCCTGGGACTGCCCAACTGACCATATTTTACGCAGGCCAGGTGATAGCTTACGATGATTTTCCTGCTGATAAGGCTAAGGAGATCATGGCCTTAGCAAGCAAAGCAAGCGCCAATACTCAAAATGGCTTCAGTACTGCTGCTTCTACTTCTGCCATTGATAACATTAAGTCCACACTTCAATTGCAACCTCAAGCTATCGGTTCAG GTTTGCCAATTGTTACAAGAGTATCACTTCATCGGTTCTTTgagaagaggaaagaaagggTGGCATCAAAAGCACCGTATCAACTAAACAACCCATCATCATCACCGCCTGCTCGGCCTAGACGTGATGAACAGATTGATCTAGAAGATCAATCATGGCAACAGCTTGAGCTTAAGTTATAG
- the LOC110613083 gene encoding pollen receptor-like kinase 3, whose translation MALDWLLRPVSPVFIIVFVLQSTCTTSIIQSEALIKLKNSFTNTTALSSWLPGSAPCDRGAQWDGLLCSNGVVIGLRLENMGLSGKIDVDALVAMSGLRSVSFEYNSFSGLIPEFSRLGYLKNIYLTGNQFSGEIPPEFFLRMESLKKVSLSKNKFSGNIPLTLLHLSNLIELRLEDNQFTGTIPSVEETRLKSFNVSNNKLSGVIPQGLTKFNKSSFQGNDGLCGENIGKVCNAANTPIETLDPGAFATTSAMNITKNDAISIKKTGAGIIVLALMFLCVAVMIILKMRKKEEEDFEAGGMDNTTTDQEAAETVEVQVSMPVLLKEVDLNKKPGPSRRAPATAKGGIGELIIMNNEKGAFGLIDLMRAAAEVLGNGGLGSSYKALMDNGVTVVVKRLREMNALGKDGFDAEIRRLGSLRHHNILPPLAFHYRKDEKLLIYEYIPKGSLLNSLHGDKGSSHCELNWPDRLKIVQGIARGLGYLHTELASYDLPHGNLKSSNVLLTPDNESLLSEYGFSPLTNPSVIGQAQIAYKAPEIAKFGISPKCDVYCLGLIILEILTGKYPCQYINNDKEGIDLVQFVEPAISAGKECEILDPGIASSSNSLGDMKQLLHIGVHCAANNPTQRLDLREAIRRIESIKLEITAPDSRTVEVLPSLKDSYADAPAASTSTSTSTSTQQGHAQKTRKEYGSQSFTDSELFSFASPRSNLSNEK comes from the exons ATGGCCTTGGATTGGCTTCTCCGGCCAGTTTCTCCTGTGTTCATCATCGTTTTTGTCCTCCAATCTACTTGCACAACTTCCATAATCCAATCCGAAGCCTTGATTAAGCTAAAGAATTCGTTTACCAACACAACCGCTCTTAGTTCTTGGTTGCCTGGATCAGCTCCTTGTGACCGAGGCGCTCAGTGGGATGGACTTCTTTGTAGCAATGGCGTTGTCATCGGTCTTCGCCTTGAGAATATGGGTTTATCAGGAaaaattgatgttgatgcatTGGTTGCTATGTCAGGACTCAGGAGTGTAAGCTTTGAATATAATTCTTTTTCCGGTTTGATTCCTGAATTCAGTCGTTTAGGCTATTTGAAGAATATATACTTGACAGGTAACCAGTTCTCAGGTGAGATCCCACCAGAATTCTTCTTGAGAATGGAATCCTTGAAGAAAGTTTCGCTTTCAAAAAACAAGTTTTCGGGAAACATTCCATTAACATTACTGCATTTGTCCAATCTCATTGAATTGCGTCTTGAAGATAATCAGTTCACTGGGACTATTCCATCTGTAGAGGAAACAAGGTTGAAATCTTTCAATGTGTCGAATAATAAGTTAAGTGGGGTGATCCCGCAAGGTTTAACAAAATTCAACAAGAGTTCCTTCCAGGGAAATGACGGTCTTTGTGGAGAAAATATTGGAAAAGTGTGTAATGCAGCTAATACTCCAATTGAAACATTAGATCCAGGGGCCTTCGCCACAACCAGTGCTATGAACATTACGAAAAACGATGCTATTAGCATTAAAAAGACAGGTGCAGGGATTATAGTATTGGCCTTGATGTTTCTTTGTGTAGCAGTTATGATCATActtaaaatgagaaaaaaagaagaagaagattttgAAGCTGGTGGAATGGACAATACTACTACTGATCAGGAGGCAGCTGAAACAGTAGAAGTGCAAGTTTCTATGCCAGTTCTGCTGAAGGAAGTGGACCTAAACAAAAAACCAGGACCGAGTCGAAGAGCACCAGCTACTGCCAAGGGAGGTATAGGTGAATTAATAATCATGAATAATGAAAAGGGTGCTTTTGGGCTGATAGATTTGATGAGAGCTGCTGCAGAAGTGCTTGGAAATGGGGGATTGGGATCTTCATATAAAGCTCTGATGGATAATGGTGTAACTGTGGTGGTCAAGAGATTGAGAGAAATGAATGCGTTGGGGAAAGATGGATTTGATGCGGAGATCAGAAGGCTGGGAAGTCTAAGGCATCATAATATTTTGCCACCGTTGGCTTTTCATTATCGGAAAGATGAGAAGCTGTTGATCTATGAGTACATCCCCAAAGGAAGTTTGCTTAATTCGTTGCACg GTGATAAGGGATCTTCACATTGTGAGCTAAATTGGCCTGATCGTCTCAAGATTGTTCAAGGAATTGCTAGAGGTTTGGGTTATCTGCATACTGAACTTGCTTCCTATGACTTGCCTCATGGAAATCTCAAATCAAGCAATGTCCTTCTTACTCCTGATAACGAATCATTGCTTTCAGAATATGGATTCAGTCCACTAACCAATCCTTCAGTTATAGGACAAGCTCAAATTGCCTATAAGGCCCCAGAAATTGCAAAATTTGGAATATCCCCTAAATGCGACGTATACTGTTTAGGACTAATCATTCTTGAAATCCTCACTGGAAAATACCCATGTCAATATATTAACAATGACAAAGAAGGGATTGATCTAGTTCAATTTGTGGAACCAGCAATTTCTGCAGGGAAAGAATGTGAAATACTTGACCCTGGAATTGCAAGCTCTTCAAATTCACTTGGTGATATGAAGCAACTCCTTCATATTGGAGTTCATTGTGCTGCAAATAATCCTACGCAACGGTTAGACCTAAGAGAAGCTATTCGAAGGATAGAGTCGATAAAACTGGAGATTACAGCCCCAGATTCCAGAACAGTAGAAGTACTACCATCACTTAAAGATAGCTATGCAGATGCTCCTGCTGCTAGTACTAGTACTAGTACTAGTACTAGTACTCAACAAGGTCATGCTCAGAAAACTAGAAAGGAATATGGATCACAGAGCTTTACTGATAGTGAACTATTTTCCTTTGCATCTCCTCGCTCAAACTTAAGCAATGAGAAATAG